One window of the Nothobranchius furzeri strain GRZ-AD chromosome 3, NfurGRZ-RIMD1, whole genome shotgun sequence genome contains the following:
- the dynlrb1 gene encoding dynein light chain roadblock-type 1, with translation MADVEETLKRIQSQKGVQGIIIVNSEGIPIKTTLDNATTVLYTALIHQLVMNARSTVRDMDSQNDLTFLRVRSKKNEIMIALDKDYFMIVIQNPSV, from the exons ATG gcGGACGTGGAAGAAACGCTGAAGAGGATCCAGAGCCAGAAAGGCGTTCAGGGAATCATCATCGTTAACTCTGAAG GAATCCCCATCAAGACGACTCTGGACAACGCGACGACCGTTCTGTACACGGCGCTGATCCACCAGTTGGTGATGAATGCCAGAAGCACCGTACGAGACATGGACTCGCAGAACGACCTCACCTTCCTGCGAGTCCGATCCAAGAAGAATGAGATCATGATTGCTCTGG ATAAGGATTATTTCATGATCGTCATTCAGAACCCGTCGGTCTGA
- the ippk gene encoding inositol-pentakisphosphate 2-kinase isoform X1: MELDKMDENDWKYHGEGNKSLVVSHVQLSRVLRLLKYPAEDSENPPQTAEQAFSQIQTIVDFSSNVMCSLLGDKFVHSGEVVKLPLEFVRQLSIKIQHHRPVWRCDKVMDIYSGCALCLPNLTSPLLHSPTRTPPLCIEIKPKCGFLPTSKHISKDIKTKVCRYCMHQHYKVSNGKWKRHSLYCPLDLFSGNRQRMHFAIRHLIEEPQNNFKVFKGGQCVYSSKEVSDESPDTNALLHHLRPYFLSTNNRVSSHMTSKSILNDFIQVLVNALLSGGGDGDEGQVTDRQGERRGFCQASHFNRERIRHGSQGLPSDSVLFRILQTQMLDSLDIEGLYPLYRQLEQHLQDFPKERTRLQIDGPYNETFLEKVQKWTMEDNGSVEFAAAKVHQYRFAMTAKDCSLMVTLVSSEEEEEDDEDLPPQRHVCRPHPFSSSVSILDLDPKPFDSISRQLRLDQKIVSCYLKTSGALPKGGLPLLSNRITATERDDCRLLFHPV, from the exons ATGGAACTGGATAAAATGGACGAGAATGACTGGAAGTACCACGGAGAAGGAAACAAGAGTCTAGTGGTGTCTCATGTTCAG CTCTCCAGAGTTCTGCGTTTGCTCAAATATCCAGCTGAGGACTCTGAAAACCCTCCACAG ACAGCAGAGCAGGCCTTCAGTCAGATCCAGACCATCGTGGACTTCAGCTCCAACGTGATGTGCAGCCTGCTGGGGGACAAGTTCGTCCACAGTGGG GAAGTGGTGAAACTGCCGCTGGAGTTTGTGAGACAATTATCCATCAAGATTCAGCATCACAGACCAG TCTGGCGCTGTGATAAGGTCATGGATATCTACAGCGGCTGTGCTCTCTGCCTGCCAAACCTGACATCTCCATTGCTGCATTCACCAACACGAACCCCTCCCCTCTGCATCGAGATCAAG cCAAAATGTGGTTTTCTGCCAACCTCCAAACACATCAGCAAAGACATAAAGACCAAAGTGTGTCGGTACTGCATGCACCAGCACTACAAG GTGTCCAACGGGAAGTGGAAGAGACATAGTCTGTACTGTCCTCTGGACCTGTTCTCAGG AAACAGACAGAGGATGCACTTCGCCATCAGACATTTGATAGAAGAACCTCAAAACAACTTCAAGGTTTTTAAG ggcGGGCAGTGTGTGTACAGCAGTAAGGAGGTTAGTGACGAGTCTCCGGACACCAACGCTCTGCTGCACCACCTCAGGCCGTACTTCCTCAGCACAAACAATCGAGTCAGCAGTCACATGACCAGCAAATCCATCCTGAATGACTTCATCCAG GTTCTGGTGAACGCCCTgctgagtggaggaggagatggagATGAAGGACAGGTGActgacagacagggagagaggcGGGGCTTCTGCCAGGCCAGTCATTTCAACAGGGAGCGTATCCGTCACG GATCCCAGGGCTTACCCAGCGACAGCGTCCTGTTCAGGATCCTTCAGACTCAGATGTTGGACAGTTTGGACATCGAAGGACTTTATCCTCTGTATCGCCAACTGGAGCAGCACCTGCAGGACTTCCCTAAAGAGAG AACTCGTCTCCAGATAGACGGGCCGTACAACGAGACCTTCCTGGAGAAAGTACAGAAATGGACGATGGAGGACAACGGCTCCGTGGAGTTTGCTGCAGCAAAG GTCCATCAGTACCGGTTCGCCATGACTGCCAAGGACTGCTCCCTCATGGTCACTCTGGTGTCCagcgaggaggaagaggaagacgatGAAGA TCTCCCCCCTCAGAGGCATGTCTGCAGACCTCATCCTTTCTCCTCCTCCGTCTCCATCTTGGATTTGGACCCGAAGCCGTTTGACAGcatctccaggcagctgcgtctggACCAGAAGATCGTGTCATGCTACCTAAAGACCAGTGGTGCCTTGCCCAAGGGTGGTCTGCCGCTGCTCTCTAACAGGATCACAGCGACGGAGAGGGACGACTGCAGGCTGCTGTTCCACCCGGTGTGA
- the ippk gene encoding inositol-pentakisphosphate 2-kinase isoform X2, producing the protein MELSRVLRLLKYPAEDSENPPQTAEQAFSQIQTIVDFSSNVMCSLLGDKFVHSGEVVKLPLEFVRQLSIKIQHHRPVWRCDKVMDIYSGCALCLPNLTSPLLHSPTRTPPLCIEIKPKCGFLPTSKHISKDIKTKVCRYCMHQHYKVSNGKWKRHSLYCPLDLFSGNRQRMHFAIRHLIEEPQNNFKVFKGGQCVYSSKEVSDESPDTNALLHHLRPYFLSTNNRVSSHMTSKSILNDFIQVLVNALLSGGGDGDEGQVTDRQGERRGFCQASHFNRERIRHGSQGLPSDSVLFRILQTQMLDSLDIEGLYPLYRQLEQHLQDFPKERTRLQIDGPYNETFLEKVQKWTMEDNGSVEFAAAKVHQYRFAMTAKDCSLMVTLVSSEEEEEDDEDLPPQRHVCRPHPFSSSVSILDLDPKPFDSISRQLRLDQKIVSCYLKTSGALPKGGLPLLSNRITATERDDCRLLFHPV; encoded by the exons ATGGAG CTCTCCAGAGTTCTGCGTTTGCTCAAATATCCAGCTGAGGACTCTGAAAACCCTCCACAG ACAGCAGAGCAGGCCTTCAGTCAGATCCAGACCATCGTGGACTTCAGCTCCAACGTGATGTGCAGCCTGCTGGGGGACAAGTTCGTCCACAGTGGG GAAGTGGTGAAACTGCCGCTGGAGTTTGTGAGACAATTATCCATCAAGATTCAGCATCACAGACCAG TCTGGCGCTGTGATAAGGTCATGGATATCTACAGCGGCTGTGCTCTCTGCCTGCCAAACCTGACATCTCCATTGCTGCATTCACCAACACGAACCCCTCCCCTCTGCATCGAGATCAAG cCAAAATGTGGTTTTCTGCCAACCTCCAAACACATCAGCAAAGACATAAAGACCAAAGTGTGTCGGTACTGCATGCACCAGCACTACAAG GTGTCCAACGGGAAGTGGAAGAGACATAGTCTGTACTGTCCTCTGGACCTGTTCTCAGG AAACAGACAGAGGATGCACTTCGCCATCAGACATTTGATAGAAGAACCTCAAAACAACTTCAAGGTTTTTAAG ggcGGGCAGTGTGTGTACAGCAGTAAGGAGGTTAGTGACGAGTCTCCGGACACCAACGCTCTGCTGCACCACCTCAGGCCGTACTTCCTCAGCACAAACAATCGAGTCAGCAGTCACATGACCAGCAAATCCATCCTGAATGACTTCATCCAG GTTCTGGTGAACGCCCTgctgagtggaggaggagatggagATGAAGGACAGGTGActgacagacagggagagaggcGGGGCTTCTGCCAGGCCAGTCATTTCAACAGGGAGCGTATCCGTCACG GATCCCAGGGCTTACCCAGCGACAGCGTCCTGTTCAGGATCCTTCAGACTCAGATGTTGGACAGTTTGGACATCGAAGGACTTTATCCTCTGTATCGCCAACTGGAGCAGCACCTGCAGGACTTCCCTAAAGAGAG AACTCGTCTCCAGATAGACGGGCCGTACAACGAGACCTTCCTGGAGAAAGTACAGAAATGGACGATGGAGGACAACGGCTCCGTGGAGTTTGCTGCAGCAAAG GTCCATCAGTACCGGTTCGCCATGACTGCCAAGGACTGCTCCCTCATGGTCACTCTGGTGTCCagcgaggaggaagaggaagacgatGAAGA TCTCCCCCCTCAGAGGCATGTCTGCAGACCTCATCCTTTCTCCTCCTCCGTCTCCATCTTGGATTTGGACCCGAAGCCGTTTGACAGcatctccaggcagctgcgtctggACCAGAAGATCGTGTCATGCTACCTAAAGACCAGTGGTGCCTTGCCCAAGGGTGGTCTGCCGCTGCTCTCTAACAGGATCACAGCGACGGAGAGGGACGACTGCAGGCTGCTGTTCCACCCGGTGTGA